The Planctomycetaceae bacterium genome has a window encoding:
- a CDS encoding IS1634 family transposase, which translates to MYLRRCYKVKDGKRHAYWALVESVRTERGPRQRVVAHLGQLEKSAARDLAAGLGPAADSRGTAAGTLFDESHPHWVTVDASRMAVVGCKELGGALLGLDLMHRLGLMEFFQRVMPAGREDVPWPAMAAVLVLCRLLDPSSELHIAEHTYERSALSDLLAVPAAKVNEDRLYRGLDALLPHKEQLQVHLKNRLGQLFQLDYDLILYDVTSTYFEGQADGNPMARRGYSRDHRGDCKQVCIGLVVSRCGMPLGYEVFDGNRSDVTTLQEIVTTMETRYGKANRIWVVDRGMVSQENMEFLKNGCRRYIVGTPKSLLKQYQRQLLEENWQTIRADLEVKLCPSPDGQEVFILCRSGPRRDKEKAMHERFVRRIEQGLLDLQAACIRQRQDPILIAQRLGKLMGKNSRGAGGFQTAVLAGRDGSAWLDWSKDPAWQDWAALSEGCYILRSNVTDWTDHELWEAYIQLTEAEGAFRIHKSDLSLRPIWHQKSERVQAHILVCFLAYVLWKTLGQLCRRADLGDEPRKVLDELSQIQVIDVTVPTRRTDGSTGPLLHKRCISRPTDHQAILLQRLGLNLPSRMKIMPPPLTAS; encoded by the coding sequence ATGTATCTTCGACGCTGTTACAAGGTCAAGGACGGCAAGCGGCATGCGTACTGGGCGCTGGTGGAGTCGGTGCGGACAGAGCGAGGCCCGCGCCAGCGGGTTGTGGCGCACCTGGGCCAGTTGGAGAAGTCAGCGGCCCGGGACTTGGCGGCGGGGCTGGGGCCTGCGGCTGATAGCCGCGGCACTGCCGCCGGCACGCTCTTTGACGAATCTCACCCGCACTGGGTGACGGTCGATGCATCGCGGATGGCGGTCGTCGGCTGCAAGGAATTGGGCGGGGCGCTGCTGGGCCTGGACCTGATGCATCGCCTGGGGTTGATGGAGTTCTTCCAGCGTGTGATGCCGGCCGGCCGCGAAGATGTCCCTTGGCCGGCGATGGCGGCCGTGCTGGTACTGTGCCGCCTGCTCGATCCCTCCAGCGAGTTGCACATCGCAGAGCACACCTACGAGCGGTCGGCCTTGTCGGACCTGCTGGCCGTGCCGGCGGCCAAGGTCAACGAAGACCGGCTGTACCGCGGCCTCGACGCGCTTTTGCCGCATAAAGAACAGTTGCAGGTCCACCTCAAGAACCGCCTGGGGCAACTGTTCCAACTGGACTACGACCTGATCCTCTACGACGTGACGAGCACCTACTTCGAGGGGCAGGCCGATGGCAACCCCATGGCCCGGCGCGGCTACAGCCGCGACCATCGCGGCGACTGCAAGCAGGTATGCATCGGGCTGGTGGTCAGCCGCTGCGGGATGCCGCTGGGCTACGAGGTCTTCGACGGCAACCGCAGCGATGTGACGACGCTCCAGGAGATCGTCACGACGATGGAGACCCGCTACGGCAAGGCCAATCGAATCTGGGTGGTGGACCGCGGCATGGTCAGCCAGGAGAACATGGAGTTCCTCAAGAACGGCTGCCGGCGGTACATCGTCGGTACGCCCAAGAGTCTGCTCAAGCAGTACCAGCGGCAACTGCTGGAAGAGAACTGGCAGACGATCCGGGCGGATCTGGAGGTCAAGCTCTGCCCCTCGCCCGACGGACAGGAGGTCTTCATCCTCTGCCGCAGCGGCCCGCGGCGCGACAAAGAGAAGGCGATGCATGAGCGATTCGTCCGACGGATCGAGCAAGGGCTGCTGGACCTTCAGGCCGCCTGCATCCGCCAGAGACAAGATCCCATCCTGATCGCCCAGCGCCTGGGCAAACTGATGGGCAAGAACTCGCGCGGGGCCGGCGGCTTCCAGACCGCGGTGCTGGCGGGCCGGGATGGCTCGGCGTGGCTGGACTGGTCCAAGGACCCCGCCTGGCAGGACTGGGCGGCCCTGAGTGAGGGCTGCTACATCCTGCGCAGCAACGTCACCGATTGGACGGACCATGAGTTGTGGGAGGCGTATATCCAACTCACGGAGGCCGAAGGGGCATTCCGCATTCATAAAAGCGACCTGTCGCTTCGGCCGATCTGGCACCAGAAGAGCGAGCGAGTGCAGGCCCACATCCTGGTGTGCTTCCTGGCCTACGTGCTGTGGAAGACCTTGGGGCAACTGTGTCGGCGTGCGGATCTGGGCGATGAGCCGCGCAAGGTTCTGGATGAACTCTCGCAGATTCAGGTGATCGATGTGACAGTGCCGACCCGCCGCACCGACGGCTCGACCGGGCCGCTACTGCACAAACGCTGTATCAGCCGCCCGACGGATCACCAGGCGATCCTGCTTCAGCGTTTGGGCCTGAACCTGCCGTCGAGGATGAAGATCATGCCCCCGCCGCTGACTGCTTCGTAG